Proteins encoded within one genomic window of Actinoplanes octamycinicus:
- a CDS encoding alpha/beta fold hydrolase, producing the protein MATFVLIHGAGDVGWYWHLVEAELRARGHDTVAPDLPCDDDTAGLAEYADAVVAAVGDRTDLIVVGQSLGAFVAPLVADRLPVERLVLVAPLIPRPGEPPEAYWTGTDYQPAGSYDDLFYQDVPPELTAEAERRSRDQSTARMGEPFPLRAWPDVPTRVLLCRDDRLLPPEFVRRVARERLGVTPDEIDGGHTPALSRPGELAAYLLS; encoded by the coding sequence ATGGCGACCTTCGTGCTGATCCATGGCGCCGGCGACGTCGGGTGGTATTGGCACCTGGTCGAGGCGGAGCTGCGGGCCCGTGGCCACGACACCGTCGCGCCCGACCTGCCCTGCGACGACGACACGGCCGGCCTGGCGGAGTATGCGGACGCGGTGGTCGCCGCGGTCGGCGACCGGACCGATCTGATCGTGGTCGGCCAGTCGCTCGGCGCTTTTGTTGCTCCGCTGGTCGCCGACCGGCTCCCGGTCGAGCGGCTGGTGCTGGTGGCGCCGCTGATCCCGCGCCCCGGCGAGCCGCCCGAGGCCTACTGGACCGGCACCGACTACCAGCCGGCCGGCAGCTACGACGACCTGTTCTACCAGGACGTCCCGCCGGAGCTGACGGCCGAGGCCGAGCGGCGCTCCCGCGACCAGTCCACCGCCCGGATGGGTGAGCCGTTCCCGCTGCGCGCCTGGCCGGACGTGCCGACCAGGGTGCTGCTCTGCCGCGACGACCGGCTGCTGCCGCCGGAATTCGTGCGCCGGGTGGCCCGGGAGCGGCTGGGCGTCACCCCGGACGAGATCGACGGCGGGCACACCCCGGCGCTGAGCCGCCCGGGCGAGCTGGCCGCCTATCTGCTCTCATAG
- a CDS encoding MEDS domain-containing protein — protein MIVLLTVQPGDHISATFRCPAEFARRTADFAGQALTAYAKVLVFPRPADRDELGAVQRYLAGRSPALRAATGSGRLQVLDSRQVQLAPGKLDPGHLHAAYAAATEEAVASGYSGLWMSVDMSWAADAEPAALVECEAAAFPLFTSRELTVLCHYDLGVFGPDRVTAACRAHPAGLDSRWPLRHQRLPDNRTLRLTGETDLANATAFAALIRGLRPGDILDVSGMTFLDVRALTSVARAVADLGDLTVHATRSQRDLLDLVRAAGAVRPPRR, from the coding sequence GTGATCGTCCTGCTTACCGTCCAGCCCGGAGACCACATCAGCGCGACCTTCAGGTGCCCGGCCGAGTTCGCCCGGCGCACGGCCGACTTCGCGGGGCAGGCGCTCACCGCGTACGCGAAGGTCCTGGTCTTCCCGCGCCCGGCGGACCGTGACGAGCTCGGCGCCGTCCAGCGCTATCTCGCCGGGCGCAGCCCGGCCCTGCGCGCCGCGACCGGGAGCGGCCGGCTGCAGGTCCTGGACAGCCGGCAGGTGCAGCTGGCGCCGGGCAAGCTCGATCCCGGTCATCTGCACGCCGCCTACGCCGCGGCGACCGAGGAGGCGGTCGCGTCCGGCTACTCCGGACTGTGGATGAGCGTCGACATGAGCTGGGCGGCCGACGCCGAGCCGGCGGCCCTGGTGGAGTGCGAGGCGGCGGCGTTCCCGCTGTTCACCAGCCGCGAGCTGACCGTCCTCTGCCACTACGACCTCGGCGTCTTCGGGCCGGACCGGGTGACCGCGGCCTGCCGCGCCCACCCGGCCGGGCTGGACAGCCGCTGGCCGCTGCGCCACCAGCGCCTGCCGGACAACCGGACGCTGCGGCTGACCGGCGAGACCGACCTGGCCAACGCGACCGCCTTCGCCGCCCTGATCCGCGGCCTGCGTCCCGGCGACATCCTGGACGTGTCCGGGATGACCTTCCTCGACGTCCGTGCGCTGACCTCGGTCGCGCGCGCCGTCGCCGACCTCGGTGACCTGACCGTGCACGCCACCCGGAGTCAGCGCGATCTGCTCGACCTGGTGCGCGCCGCCGGCGCCGTCCGGCCGCCGCGCCGCTAG
- a CDS encoding YnfA family protein: MIVARSLLLFLLAALAEIGGAWLIWQGWREQRGLWWIAAGVIALGAYGFVATLQPDANFGRILAAYGGVFVAGSLAWGVVVDRFRPDRWDLIGAAVCLIGVAVIMYAPRTGR, translated from the coding sequence ATGATCGTCGCCCGTTCGCTGCTGCTGTTCCTGCTGGCGGCGCTCGCCGAGATCGGCGGCGCCTGGCTGATCTGGCAGGGCTGGCGGGAGCAGCGCGGCCTGTGGTGGATCGCCGCCGGGGTGATCGCGCTGGGCGCCTACGGGTTCGTCGCGACCCTGCAGCCGGACGCGAACTTCGGCCGGATCCTGGCCGCCTACGGTGGCGTCTTCGTGGCCGGCTCGCTCGCCTGGGGCGTGGTCGTCGACCGGTTCCGGCCGGACCGCTGGGACCTGATCGGCGCGGCCGTCTGCCTGATCGGCGTCGCCGTGATCATGTACGCCCCGCGTACCGGCCGGTGA
- a CDS encoding arsenate reductase/protein-tyrosine-phosphatase family protein, with product MSAPPAFLTAAGHPVRWRLLSELARTDLAVRELTALLGQPQNLISYHLGKLRRSELVTARRSSADGRDTYYSLDLTRCAALLTGAGAALHPALRLRPPTGTCPAGARVLFLCTGNSARSPMAEALLRARTAGRVEAHSAGSHPKPLHPHAVTVLARRGIDLAGARPRHLDEFAGQRFDHVVTLCDRVKEVCPEFPGHRRPTHWSLPEPADLATFDEVADRLDERIGHLSQLIGSVKEA from the coding sequence GTGAGTGCGCCACCGGCCTTCCTGACCGCCGCCGGGCATCCGGTGCGCTGGCGGCTGCTCAGCGAGCTGGCCCGCACCGACCTGGCCGTGCGGGAGCTGACCGCGCTGCTCGGCCAGCCGCAGAACCTGATCTCCTACCACCTCGGCAAGCTGCGCCGCAGCGAGCTGGTCACCGCCCGGCGCAGCAGCGCCGACGGCCGCGACACGTATTACTCGCTCGACCTCACCCGGTGCGCCGCCCTGCTCACCGGGGCCGGCGCGGCGCTGCACCCGGCCCTGCGCCTGCGCCCACCCACCGGCACCTGCCCGGCCGGAGCGCGGGTGCTCTTCCTGTGCACCGGCAACAGCGCCCGGTCGCCGATGGCCGAGGCGCTGCTGCGGGCGCGGACCGCCGGCCGGGTCGAGGCGCACAGCGCCGGCAGCCACCCCAAGCCGCTCCATCCGCACGCGGTGACCGTCCTGGCCCGCCGCGGCATCGACCTGGCCGGGGCCCGGCCCAGGCACCTCGACGAGTTCGCCGGGCAACGGTTCGACCACGTGGTCACGCTGTGCGACCGGGTCAAGGAGGTCTGCCCGGAGTTCCCCGGCCACCGCCGCCCGACCCACTGGAGCCTGCCGGAGCCGGCCGACCTGGCCACCTTCGACGAGGTCGCCGACCGGCTCGACGAGCGGATCGGGCACCTGTCCCAGCTCATCGGATCCGTCAAGGAGGCGTGA
- a CDS encoding VOC family protein has product MTDSTVHVRYLVDDVQSAIDFYTTHLGFTPDRVFLPAFADVRRGNLRLLLSGPDSSAGRPMPDGRRPQPGGWNRIHLLVDDIDAEVARLRAGGVPFRSDVVTGPGGRQIVLDDPAGNPVELFQPAGT; this is encoded by the coding sequence ATGACCGACAGCACCGTGCACGTCCGCTACCTGGTCGACGACGTGCAGTCCGCGATCGACTTCTACACCACCCACCTGGGGTTCACCCCGGACCGGGTGTTCCTGCCCGCCTTCGCCGACGTCCGCCGGGGCAACCTGCGGCTGCTGCTGTCCGGCCCGGACAGTTCGGCCGGCCGCCCGATGCCCGACGGCCGCCGCCCGCAGCCCGGCGGGTGGAACCGGATCCACCTGCTGGTCGACGACATCGACGCCGAGGTGGCCCGGCTGCGGGCCGGCGGTGTCCCGTTCCGCAGCGACGTGGTCACCGGCCCGGGCGGCCGCCAGATCGTCCTGGACGACCCGGCCGGCAACCCGGTCGAGCTGTTCCAGCCGGCCGGCACCTGA
- the chrA gene encoding chromate efflux transporter, whose translation MPATQARADLATVLLQWGRIGCVGFGGPPAHIALLRKLCVDEREWLDAREFEDAIAACNLLPGPASTQLAIFCAWRVRGRAGALVGGAAFILPGLIAILALAALFLGDPPAWVRAAGAGAGAAVAAVALQAGTSLIPAGWQRAPQQSSRARWVGYLLLGAAGAATLGPWLVLLLIGCGLVELVAQRLPAPGRPRVSLPGLAAAGLGGGVLAPLVWTALKVGALSYGGGFVIIPLMQADAVDRHHWMSAAEFLNAVALGQITPGPVVHTVAVVGYAAAGVAGGLLAALVAFSPSFAFILLGADRFDRLRANRHVRAFLDGTAPAAIGAILGSAVPLTLALAEPWQFAVLAGAILLTLAARRGPVLTLSSAAAAGVLIVLAGGALPH comes from the coding sequence GTGCCCGCCACCCAGGCACGCGCCGACCTCGCCACCGTCCTGCTCCAGTGGGGCCGGATCGGTTGTGTCGGGTTCGGCGGTCCGCCCGCGCACATCGCGCTGCTCCGCAAGCTCTGCGTCGACGAGCGCGAGTGGCTGGACGCGCGGGAGTTCGAGGACGCCATCGCCGCCTGCAACCTGCTGCCCGGCCCGGCCTCCACCCAGCTGGCGATCTTCTGCGCCTGGCGGGTCCGCGGCCGGGCCGGCGCCCTGGTCGGCGGGGCCGCGTTCATCCTGCCCGGCCTGATCGCCATCCTGGCCCTGGCCGCGCTCTTCCTCGGCGACCCGCCGGCCTGGGTCAGGGCGGCCGGCGCCGGGGCGGGCGCGGCGGTCGCCGCGGTGGCCCTGCAGGCCGGCACCAGCCTGATCCCGGCCGGCTGGCAGCGGGCGCCGCAGCAGAGCAGCCGCGCCCGCTGGGTCGGCTACCTGCTGCTCGGCGCGGCCGGCGCGGCGACTCTCGGCCCGTGGCTGGTCCTGCTGCTGATCGGCTGCGGCCTGGTCGAACTGGTCGCCCAGCGGCTGCCCGCCCCCGGCCGCCCGAGGGTGTCGCTGCCCGGGCTGGCCGCGGCCGGTCTCGGCGGCGGTGTCCTGGCCCCGCTGGTGTGGACGGCCCTCAAGGTCGGCGCGCTCTCCTACGGCGGCGGCTTCGTGATCATCCCGTTGATGCAGGCCGACGCGGTGGACCGGCACCACTGGATGTCCGCCGCCGAGTTCCTGAACGCGGTGGCGCTCGGCCAGATCACCCCGGGCCCGGTGGTCCACACGGTCGCCGTGGTCGGTTACGCCGCGGCCGGTGTCGCCGGTGGCCTGCTCGCGGCGCTCGTCGCGTTCAGCCCGTCATTCGCGTTCATCCTGCTCGGCGCGGACCGCTTCGACCGCCTCCGCGCCAACCGCCACGTCCGCGCCTTCCTCGACGGCACCGCCCCGGCCGCGATCGGCGCCATCCTGGGCTCCGCCGTCCCGCTGACCCTGGCGCTCGCCGAGCCGTGGCAGTTCGCCGTCCTGGCCGGCGCGATCCTGCTCACCTTGGCCGCCCGCCGCGGGCCGGTCCTGACCCTGTCGTCGGCGGCCGCCGCGGGCGTCCTCATCGTCCTGGCCGGCGGCGCCCTCCCGCACTGA
- a CDS encoding TetR/AcrR family transcriptional regulator, which yields MTTPAEPARQTVWSRPARGQRGPAPTHSRDEIVTAAIALADADGIGAVSMRAVATALDTGAGSLYRYLSSRDDLLDLMADRVAEELRPYPESDGDWLAAMLRIARGQLDLHRKHPWLVEVLPRPTAFGPQSLAWFDHCLGVLRPVPAGTAAKFEAIAMMIGVVSLFARSEAAGPPPGFDGIDMTAFPNLIAAMTAPPGPAEPRDLFEVTITSVLRGLLTEPA from the coding sequence GTGACAACACCCGCTGAACCAGCCCGGCAGACGGTTTGGTCCCGCCCGGCTCGGGGCCAGCGCGGCCCGGCGCCGACGCACTCCCGGGACGAGATCGTGACCGCGGCGATCGCCCTCGCGGACGCGGACGGGATCGGCGCGGTGTCGATGCGCGCGGTCGCCACCGCGCTCGACACCGGCGCCGGGTCGCTCTACCGCTACCTGTCCTCCCGCGACGACCTGCTCGATCTGATGGCGGACCGGGTGGCGGAGGAGCTGCGCCCCTACCCGGAGTCCGACGGGGACTGGCTCGCCGCGATGCTGCGGATCGCCCGGGGGCAGCTCGACCTCCATCGCAAGCATCCGTGGCTGGTGGAGGTCCTCCCCCGGCCGACCGCCTTCGGGCCGCAGAGCCTGGCCTGGTTCGACCACTGCCTGGGGGTGCTGCGACCGGTCCCGGCCGGCACGGCCGCCAAGTTCGAGGCGATCGCCATGATGATCGGCGTGGTGTCACTGTTCGCCCGCAGCGAGGCCGCCGGTCCACCCCCGGGCTTCGACGGCATCGACATGACCGCATTCCCGAACCTGATCGCCGCCATGACGGCCCCGCCCGGCCCGGCCGAACCCCGCGACCTCTTCGAGGTCACCATCACCAGCGTCCTACGCGGACTGCTCACCGAGCCCGCCTAG
- a CDS encoding alpha/beta fold hydrolase, translating into MEDNWTVQRVPAADGAEIVLHSIGAGPGIILVHGGGVTIEVYRRTARRLADRFTVHLYNRRGRADAAARAEPYDGEQDIDDLAALLAHTGARNVIGHSGGGFIALRAAARRLPIGRLALYDGAVQVDGLVWLDWLPGARAAADAGEIARALAITGAGVHPESAASRLPLFLRVAICRLFLRTSIGRTMGELLPTTLDESTLIHRHGGPAERWSGVEAEVLLACGAGGPPYFQETNEALAAVMPHARTLVVPRVGHDALNRAPKHLIDALADFFTAPVVSKPAGA; encoded by the coding sequence ATGGAAGACAACTGGACCGTGCAGCGGGTGCCGGCGGCCGACGGCGCCGAGATCGTGCTCCACTCGATCGGCGCCGGGCCGGGCATCATCCTGGTGCACGGCGGCGGGGTCACCATCGAGGTGTATCGGCGCACCGCCCGCCGCCTGGCCGACCGGTTCACCGTCCACCTCTACAACCGCCGTGGCCGGGCCGACGCCGCCGCCCGTGCCGAGCCGTACGACGGCGAGCAGGACATCGACGACCTCGCGGCGCTGCTGGCCCACACCGGCGCCCGGAACGTGATCGGGCACAGCGGCGGTGGCTTCATCGCCCTGCGCGCCGCCGCGCGCCGGCTGCCGATCGGGCGGCTCGCGCTCTACGACGGGGCGGTCCAGGTCGACGGTCTGGTCTGGCTCGATTGGCTGCCCGGCGCGCGGGCGGCGGCGGACGCCGGTGAGATCGCCCGCGCCCTGGCCATCACTGGCGCCGGCGTGCACCCCGAGTCGGCGGCGTCCCGCCTGCCCCTGTTCCTGCGGGTGGCCATCTGCCGGCTGTTCCTGCGCACGTCGATCGGCAGGACCATGGGCGAGCTGCTCCCGACCACGCTCGACGAGTCCACGCTGATCCACCGCCACGGCGGCCCGGCGGAGCGGTGGTCCGGCGTCGAGGCCGAGGTGCTGCTGGCCTGCGGCGCCGGCGGCCCGCCCTATTTCCAGGAGACCAACGAGGCGCTGGCCGCGGTCATGCCGCACGCCCGCACCCTGGTGGTGCCGAGGGTCGGGCACGACGCCCTCAACCGCGCGCCGAAGCACTTGATCGACGCCCTCGCCGACTTCTTCACCGCCCCGGTCGTCTCGAAGCCGGCCGGCGCCTGA
- a CDS encoding DUF6582 domain-containing protein: MATKTLDAADRNAMSDSAFAFPRLRKEPLNDARHVRNAIARFDQVRDVTDKERDEAFRRIQRAARKFGVEMTEKSWRELGKPSTGRKSSAKEKSKAQLYAEAKERGVAGRSTMTKAELIRALGSR; the protein is encoded by the coding sequence ATGGCTACCAAGACCTTGGACGCCGCCGACCGCAACGCGATGTCGGACAGCGCGTTCGCCTTCCCCCGTCTGCGCAAGGAACCACTCAACGACGCCCGGCACGTCCGCAACGCGATCGCCCGGTTCGACCAGGTCCGCGACGTCACCGACAAGGAGCGCGACGAGGCGTTCCGCCGGATCCAGCGGGCCGCCCGCAAGTTCGGCGTCGAGATGACCGAGAAGAGCTGGCGGGAGCTGGGCAAGCCGTCGACCGGCCGGAAATCGTCGGCCAAGGAGAAGTCGAAGGCCCAGCTCTACGCCGAGGCCAAGGAGCGTGGCGTGGCCGGCCGTTCGACGATGACCAAGGCGGAGCTGATCCGCGCCCTGGGGTCGCGCTAG
- a CDS encoding DivIVA domain-containing protein has translation MANDFTVVLRGYDRGEVDRAIAQAEQALDSGSEFSRAAARDTLAAATFMVRLRGYDRAQVEAHVNRLRQALSQAP, from the coding sequence ATGGCGAATGACTTCACGGTGGTGCTCCGCGGCTACGACCGCGGCGAGGTCGACCGGGCGATCGCGCAGGCCGAGCAGGCGCTCGACTCGGGCAGCGAGTTCAGCCGGGCGGCGGCCCGGGACACGCTCGCCGCGGCCACCTTCATGGTCCGGCTGCGCGGCTACGACCGGGCCCAGGTGGAGGCGCACGTCAACCGGCTGAGGCAGGCGCTGAGCCAGGCGCCCTGA
- a CDS encoding class I SAM-dependent methyltransferase, which yields MNRLLDAARSALIAHNLAVSGTDPQVIRLPLAATDELIRSVARSGATIDQIVPYTGRRQYEEEFARHAWRRHASAGHDVRRLYLVPYGTPSPRTVEDEVRRDDDCGITAHPVYLDGLYRADTAESRVPMTNVWLVDDQVVVYQEHGDSGTPTWVVSARDEDVRTARQRWETVWPLGSRRAHHPPRVAEPLLDSADMLHALAQFSCTGHYVDRVSCAWYHGAWQYLRLFNMVSSPNWHADFYARSLREALHGLGRARVLITGTADYATLAQVLTAAAEEKPGALEIHVLDTCLTPLLANRWYARRMGVEVGIHQIDFLTAGPELAGELGSFDVIVTDAFLTRFRAVEALKVFANWRRLLRPDGHLITTVRLHDRYATGEGPSEQVTEYLLRLYERAKNSHWLLRIDFDELRDAAREYALKMISWTELGGTPTIQELFRENGFTVVDSSEGHVPGELTETDYLRIMCRADNRSS from the coding sequence GTGAATCGGCTTCTCGACGCTGCCCGGTCCGCCCTGATCGCCCACAACCTCGCCGTCTCCGGCACCGACCCGCAGGTGATCCGGCTGCCGCTGGCCGCCACCGACGAGCTGATCCGGTCGGTGGCCCGTTCCGGCGCCACCATCGACCAGATCGTGCCGTACACCGGCCGCCGGCAGTACGAGGAGGAGTTCGCCCGGCACGCCTGGCGGCGGCACGCGTCGGCGGGGCACGACGTACGCCGGCTCTACCTGGTGCCGTACGGCACCCCGAGCCCCCGCACGGTCGAGGACGAGGTGCGCCGGGACGACGACTGCGGCATCACCGCGCACCCGGTCTACCTGGACGGTCTCTACCGCGCGGACACCGCCGAGTCCCGGGTGCCGATGACCAACGTCTGGCTGGTGGACGACCAGGTGGTGGTCTATCAGGAGCACGGCGACAGCGGCACGCCGACCTGGGTGGTCAGCGCCCGCGACGAGGACGTCCGGACCGCCCGGCAGCGCTGGGAGACGGTCTGGCCGCTGGGTTCCCGGCGCGCGCACCATCCGCCCCGGGTGGCCGAGCCGCTGCTCGACTCGGCCGACATGCTGCACGCGCTCGCCCAGTTCTCCTGCACCGGGCATTACGTCGACCGGGTGAGCTGCGCCTGGTACCACGGCGCCTGGCAGTACCTGCGGCTGTTCAACATGGTCAGCAGCCCGAACTGGCACGCGGACTTCTACGCCCGGTCGCTGCGCGAGGCGCTGCACGGGCTCGGCCGGGCCCGGGTGCTGATCACCGGTACGGCCGACTACGCCACGCTGGCCCAGGTGCTCACCGCGGCCGCCGAGGAGAAACCCGGCGCGCTGGAGATCCACGTGCTCGACACCTGCCTGACCCCGCTGCTGGCGAACCGGTGGTACGCCCGCCGGATGGGCGTGGAGGTCGGCATCCACCAGATCGACTTCCTGACCGCCGGCCCCGAGCTGGCCGGCGAGCTGGGCAGCTTCGACGTGATCGTCACGGACGCCTTCCTGACCCGGTTCCGCGCGGTCGAGGCGCTGAAGGTCTTCGCGAACTGGCGCCGCCTGCTGCGGCCGGACGGCCACCTGATCACCACGGTCCGGCTGCACGACCGGTACGCCACCGGGGAGGGACCGTCCGAACAGGTCACCGAGTACCTGTTGCGGCTCTACGAACGGGCCAAGAACTCGCATTGGCTGCTGCGAATCGACTTCGACGAACTCCGCGACGCCGCCCGTGAATACGCTCTGAAAATGATCAGCTGGACCGAACTCGGCGGCACTCCGACCATCCAGGAGCTGTTCCGGGAAAACGGCTTCACTGTGGTAGACAGTAGCGAAGGACACGTGCCCGGCGAACTGACCGAGACCGACTATCTGCGCATCATGTGCCGCGCCGACAACCGTTCCTCCTGA
- a CDS encoding L-histidine N(alpha)-methyltransferase, producing the protein MEPLKAHSRQSAQANDSDLEATKESSFFERRDHRDLVVHGLLTGDLPLKFAYAGSAAFTHDVLARGAGYQSVTGAVGYVRDALRKAGLEDLSRIAEIGPGNGLSSLGLLELARDAVTAPREFLALDFSETLLGVARHNFANHRDDLSFTGEIWDVEAGPTDFLRNWGQPRGPLPVLFLGNTIGNLADPAGALRDILDSILPSDVLFLGVTLRAGTAAELVAPYETEVFHDAALEPLRSLGVDAWRLEMTWDEVSGAVVGTAVLREPRTVADQDLPAGHRVRCFVSRRFAADEAEALVEAAGGTVGAVTSSPSGEHLVLTVTKKRPR; encoded by the coding sequence ATGGAGCCGTTGAAAGCCCACTCCCGGCAGAGTGCGCAGGCGAACGACAGTGACCTCGAAGCGACCAAAGAGTCATCGTTCTTCGAACGCCGAGATCACCGCGACCTGGTGGTTCACGGGCTCCTCACCGGCGATCTGCCGCTCAAGTTCGCGTACGCGGGCAGCGCCGCCTTCACCCACGACGTGCTCGCCCGCGGCGCCGGCTACCAGTCGGTGACCGGCGCAGTCGGTTACGTGCGGGACGCGCTGCGCAAGGCCGGGCTGGAGGACCTCAGCCGGATCGCGGAGATCGGCCCGGGAAACGGGCTGAGTTCCCTCGGCCTGCTGGAGCTGGCCCGCGACGCCGTGACCGCGCCCCGCGAGTTCCTCGCCCTCGATTTCAGCGAGACATTGCTCGGGGTCGCCCGGCACAATTTCGCGAATCATCGGGACGATTTGTCGTTCACCGGCGAGATATGGGATGTCGAGGCCGGCCCGACGGATTTCCTGCGGAATTGGGGGCAGCCACGCGGGCCCCTTCCGGTTCTCTTCCTGGGCAACACGATCGGTAATCTGGCCGATCCGGCCGGGGCGCTGCGCGACATCCTGGACAGCATTCTCCCGTCCGATGTGCTGTTCCTCGGGGTCACCTTGCGCGCCGGCACGGCCGCCGAGCTGGTCGCGCCCTATGAGACCGAGGTGTTCCACGACGCCGCGCTGGAGCCGCTGCGGTCGCTGGGCGTGGACGCCTGGCGGCTGGAGATGACCTGGGACGAGGTGAGCGGCGCGGTCGTCGGGACGGCGGTGCTGCGGGAGCCGCGGACGGTCGCCGACCAGGATCTGCCGGCCGGGCACCGGGTGCGCTGCTTCGTCTCCCGGCGGTTCGCCGCCGACGAGGCGGAGGCGCTGGTGGAGGCGGCCGGCGGGACGGTCGGCGCGGTCACCTCGTCGCCCTCCGGCGAGCACCTGGTGCTGACCGTGACCAAGAAGCGCCCGCGGTGA
- a CDS encoding NADAR family protein, whose protein sequence is MIAEVRSVADLAARTAAGHRVKYVHFWGHTPSRDGSVSASCLSQWSPEGFTVDGIRFATAEHYMMWRKATLFGDTASADRILAAGHPRQAKTLGGRVTPFDQETWNDHRFPIVVAGNLAKFEQNPDLRTFLLGTGTRVLVEASPMDRVWGIGLTRDDPRAEDPSRWRGLNLLGFALMEVRAQLRA, encoded by the coding sequence ATGATCGCCGAGGTGCGCAGTGTCGCCGACCTGGCCGCCCGCACCGCGGCCGGTCACCGAGTCAAGTATGTCCACTTCTGGGGCCACACCCCGTCCCGCGACGGCAGTGTCAGCGCGAGCTGCCTGAGCCAGTGGTCGCCGGAGGGCTTCACCGTAGACGGCATCCGGTTCGCCACCGCCGAGCACTACATGATGTGGCGCAAAGCCACCCTTTTCGGCGACACCGCCTCCGCCGACCGCATCCTGGCCGCCGGCCACCCTCGCCAGGCGAAGACCCTCGGCGGCCGTGTCACCCCGTTCGACCAGGAGACCTGGAACGACCACCGGTTCCCCATCGTCGTCGCCGGCAACCTGGCCAAGTTCGAACAGAACCCCGATCTACGTACGTTCCTGCTCGGCACCGGCACCCGAGTCCTGGTCGAAGCCAGCCCGATGGACCGCGTCTGGGGCATCGGCCTGACCCGCGACGACCCCCGAGCCGAAGATCCGTCCCGCTGGCGCGGCCTGAACCTCCTCGGCTTCGCCCTCATGGAAGTCCGCGCCCAGCTAAGGGCCTGA
- a CDS encoding S26 family signal peptidase, which produces MGALDAHATRVAGGAVIRFRPTGSSMVPLIRSRQLVTVAPVDPAKLEVGDIVLARVAGTTYLHLVSALDQSAGRVQISNNRGRVNGWTSHARVFGICTEVDGVPRPRAAAKVKPMP; this is translated from the coding sequence ATGGGAGCCCTGGATGCGCACGCGACGCGGGTGGCCGGGGGAGCGGTGATCCGCTTCCGGCCCACCGGTTCGTCGATGGTGCCGCTGATCCGCAGCCGTCAGCTGGTCACCGTGGCCCCGGTCGATCCCGCCAAGCTCGAGGTCGGCGACATCGTGCTGGCCCGAGTCGCCGGCACGACTTACCTGCACCTGGTCTCCGCACTCGACCAGTCCGCCGGACGAGTCCAGATCAGCAACAACCGCGGCCGGGTGAACGGCTGGACCAGCCACGCTCGCGTCTTCGGCATCTGCACCGAGGTCGACGGCGTTCCCCGCCCGCGAGCCGCGGCAAAGGTGAAACCCATGCCCTGA
- a CDS encoding flavodoxin family protein — MRALVIYESMFGNSAAVARSVAAGLAQACDVTLADVRDSPSLDGVDLLVLGGPTHAFGMSRPATRADAARQGTVRPGAQAAGIREFLDRAPRLAGLAVAAFDTRSNTPLPAGSAGRKAIRRLRGLGGRQVLEVESFRVESAQGPLVAGEEDRARVWGETLAATVRPSMAL, encoded by the coding sequence ATGCGCGCCCTTGTCATCTACGAGTCGATGTTCGGCAACAGCGCGGCCGTCGCCCGGTCCGTCGCCGCCGGCCTCGCGCAGGCCTGTGACGTCACCCTGGCCGACGTCCGAGACTCGCCCTCGCTCGACGGCGTCGACCTGCTGGTGCTCGGCGGCCCGACGCACGCGTTCGGGATGAGCCGCCCGGCCACCCGCGCCGACGCCGCCCGGCAGGGCACCGTCCGGCCGGGCGCGCAGGCGGCCGGGATCCGCGAGTTCCTCGACCGGGCGCCGCGGTTGGCCGGTCTGGCCGTGGCGGCCTTCGACACCCGGTCGAACACTCCGCTGCCAGCCGGTTCCGCCGGCCGCAAGGCGATCCGCAGGTTGCGCGGGCTCGGCGGCCGGCAGGTTCTCGAGGTGGAGAGCTTCCGGGTCGAGTCGGCGCAGGGCCCGCTGGTGGCCGGAGAGGAGGACCGGGCCCGCGTTTGGGGCGAGACACTTGCCGCCACGGTGCGCCCGAGCATGGCGTTGTAG